In the Ctenopharyngodon idella isolate HZGC_01 chromosome 4, HZGC01, whole genome shotgun sequence genome, one interval contains:
- the LOC127510632 gene encoding uncharacterized protein LOC127510632 isoform X2, with protein sequence MNLEVIQAALSYPFSRQQIYQMLTSIATSAATTATDLMPKLSGIVGMNPSAVVNSNRPITSERPAILKMEQLPYVYPLESLFGITVDSLLSSAECDFSDSLGEDDPRSSELAGIVVEEVCHRVNVVMHNNMLKINAASSPCFVYFRPDDSCTNIGELLISEVIWKLSVLHCHISRTVATKAISTVLAAIEGKLPCALRTSHTVETASNVIDYIVEDVIRAWSKNPTAASRTWESGPVPVLRPTFESSEGGLSLVLLESGQPSGNDGPKTTTLFDSLMTALCMSKCYGHFSQQDNSYAASERLHRRLAVLMNCVLRSEMPQAGSVSEEIRMTATDFLHYFVEELVQRLFVSSRFPHPATLPENTPVMPFIIREEDFGLTVVDHLTELVVSQVFDLLTKKFPPIEHFSKPIEVHSQAVSVQEDLPKLTFRNKLKTMKSNILKKIKNPFRSKKDKNKDDTEENAGGESKKKSSFLGWTIPFSLKIKFRV encoded by the exons AT GAATTTGGAAGTGATTCAGGCGGCATTGAGCTACCCg TTCTCCAGACAGCAAATCTATCAAATGCTGACTTCCATTGCAACGTCAGCCGCCACAACTGCAACTGATTTAATGCCAAAACTATCTGGAATAGTGGGCATGAATCCATCTGCAGTTGTGAACTCAAACAGACCAATAACATCAGAAAGACCAGCGATCCTGAAGATGGAACAGCTTCCATATGTGTATCCACTTGAATCCCTTTTTGGGATCACGGTGGATAGTCTCCTCAGCAGCGCTGAATGCGATTTCAGTGACTCTCTGGGTGAAGACGATCCACGTTCTTCTGAACTCGCTGGCATTGTGGTGGAGGAAGTTTGTCATCGGGTGAATGTGGTGATGCACAACAACATGCTGAAGATCAACGCAGCCTCTTCACCATGCTTCGTTTACTTCCGTCCGGATGATTCCTGCACTAATATTGGGGAATTACTGATTAGCGAGGTCATCTGGAAGCTGAGTGTTTTGCATTGCCACATCTCCCGCACAGTGGCCACAAAAGCCATCAGCACGGTCCTTGCGGCAATAGAGGGCAAACTCCCGTGCGCTCTCAGAACGAGCCATACGGTGGAGACCGCAAGCAATGTGATTGACTACATTGTGGAGGATGTCATTCGGGCATGGTCAAAGAATCCTACTGCAGCGTCCAGAACATGGGAAAGTGGGCCTGTCCCAGTTCTGCGGCCGACTTTTGAGTCATCTGAAGGTGGACTGTCACTTGTCCTGCTGGAGTCAGGTCAACCCTCAGGCAATGACGGGCCAAAGACCACCACCTTATTTGACTCACTGATGACCGCTCTATGTATGTCGAAGTGTTACGGTCACTTCAGCCAGCAGGACAACAGTTACGCAGCCTCAGAACGTCTGCATCGAAGGCTCGCAGTTTTAATGAACTGTGTCCTAAGAAGCGAGATGCCACAGGCAGGGAGCGTCTCGGAGGAGATCAGAATGACAGCTACAGATTTCCTCCATTATTTTGTGGAGGAACTCGTGCAGCGTCTTTTTGTGTCCTCCAGATTCCCCCATCCTGCCACACTCCCTGAAAATACTCCAGTGATGCCcttcatcatcagagaagaggaTTTCGGTCTGACAGTGGTGGATCATCTGACAGAGTTGGTGGTCAGTCAAGTTTTTGACTTGCTGACAAAGAAATTTCCACCGattgaacatttttcaaaaccgATTGAAGTGCACAGTCAGGCTGTGTCAGTACAGGAGGATCTACCAAAACTGACCTTCAGAAATAAGTTAAAGACGATGAAGTCGAACATCCTCAAAAAG attAAGAATCCCTTTAGATCCAAAAAGGACAAGAACAAGGATGATACTGAGGAAAACGCAGGTGGAGAATCCAAAAAGAAGTCATCATTTTTAGGGTGGACGATTCCCTTCTCCCTGAAAATAAAGTTTCGTGTCTAA